A portion of the Symphalangus syndactylus isolate Jambi chromosome 13, NHGRI_mSymSyn1-v2.1_pri, whole genome shotgun sequence genome contains these proteins:
- the LOC129460498 gene encoding peptidyl-prolyl cis-trans isomerase A-like, with translation MVNPTKFSNDPLGRISIQLFADKFPKTAENVGALSIGEKGFGYKCSCFHRIIPGFMCHGGDFTHHNGIGGKSIYGEKFDDENFILKQTGSGILSKANAGPNTNGSQFFICSAKSEWLDGGHVVFGKVKEGMNIVEDMEGFGSRNGKTNKKITIADCGQL, from the coding sequence ATGGTCAACCCCACCAAGTTCTCCAATGATCCCTTGGGCCGCATCTCCATCCAGCTGTTTGCAGACAAGTTTCCAAAGACAGCAGAAAATGTTGGTGCTCTGAGCATTGGAGAGAAAGGATTTGGTTATAAGTGTTCCtgctttcacagaattattccaggGTTTATGTGTCACGGTGGTGACTTCACACACCATAATGGCATTGGTGGCAAGTCCATCTATGGGGAGAAATTTGATGATGAGAACTTCATCCTGAAGCAGACAGGTTCTGGCATCTTGTCCAAGGCAAATGCTGGACCCAACACAAACGGTTCCCAGTTTTTCATCTGCAGTGCCAAGAGTGAGTGGTTGGATGGCGGGCATGTGGTCTTTGGCAAGGTGAAAGAAGGCATGAATATTGTGGAGGACATGGAGGGTTTTGGGTCCAGGAATGGCAAGACAAACAAGAAGATCACCATTGCTGACTGTGGACAACTCTAA